One window from the genome of Variovorax sp. PAMC26660 encodes:
- a CDS encoding MHYT domain-containing protein, which translates to MTPLVVGQLLSPEYSLGLVALSFLISFAGSLVALICAGRMVGADGKPNLAVVACAAVALGGIGIWSMHFIGMLAYRLPVGISYNMPLTVVSLVAAILISGIALYMAGGRRKFSKSGWAAGSLLAGLGVCVMHYMGMFAMNMRASMDFNIATVGLSVLIAISAAAAALWLAFNLNKFTHKVAAAAVMGVAVCTMHYVGMSAASMICIASAPTDALAIGGSSMGLTVFGTAGAVLIFIYWVVTGSSLDAPPTQRARTS; encoded by the coding sequence ATGACTCCGCTCGTCGTAGGCCAACTGCTATCGCCCGAATACTCGCTCGGGCTGGTGGCGCTCTCCTTCCTGATCTCATTCGCCGGCTCGCTGGTGGCGCTCATCTGCGCCGGGCGCATGGTGGGCGCGGATGGCAAACCCAACCTCGCCGTCGTGGCCTGCGCCGCGGTGGCGCTGGGCGGCATCGGCATCTGGTCGATGCACTTCATCGGCATGCTGGCGTACCGGCTGCCGGTCGGCATCTCGTACAACATGCCGCTGACGGTGGTGTCGCTGGTGGCAGCCATCCTGATCTCGGGCATTGCCCTCTACATGGCCGGCGGACGGCGCAAGTTCAGCAAGTCGGGCTGGGCGGCGGGCAGCCTGCTGGCCGGGCTCGGCGTGTGCGTGATGCACTACATGGGCATGTTCGCAATGAACATGCGCGCGTCGATGGACTTCAACATCGCCACGGTCGGCTTGTCGGTGCTGATCGCCATCAGCGCGGCCGCCGCCGCCCTGTGGCTGGCGTTCAACCTGAACAAGTTCACCCACAAGGTCGCGGCCGCCGCCGTCATGGGCGTGGCGGTCTGCACCATGCACTACGTGGGCATGAGCGCGGCCAGCATGATCTGCATCGCCTCCGCACCCACCGATGCACTGGCCATCGGCGGCAGCTCCATGGGGCTCACGGTGTTCGGCACGGCCGGCGCGGTGCTGATCTTCATCTACTGGGTGGTCACCGGCAGCAGCCTCGACGCGCCGCCCACACAGCGCGCGCGTACCAGCTAG
- a CDS encoding DUF445 domain-containing protein translates to MADDNGSDALRRMKRVALGLLCAAALLYAVASALHAQHPAWGYVAAFAEAAMVGAIADWFAVVALFRRPLGLPIPHTAIIPSNKDRIGAKLAGFICNNFLSTEQVLAKLRQFDAAGRIADWLAHPSSGEKLGEWGVAATRYGLTAFDDERVRDFMGRAAAAGLAKIDLSRLTGQALDALTAGGRHQALLDDVLQQVAGLLEGEQMQAHITEAIAREIKTLRYVGLDQVAAKLATRKIVAAVAHTIGELAAEPDHPMRKRFDHFVDDFVVRLKLDPEFQQRGEQIRAELIAHPALGDYLHGLWGELLAWLHDDLGRGNSTIRQRIASMTGALGTRLQADEPIRRWINEQIEAAAPLAIERYREDIRHYIEERVGEWNAQEMTLELERNIGRDLQFIRINGTLVGGLVGLLIHTVTQLLRG, encoded by the coding sequence TTGGCTGACGACAACGGCAGCGACGCATTGCGTCGCATGAAACGCGTCGCGCTCGGCCTGTTGTGCGCGGCGGCGCTGCTCTATGCGGTGGCGAGCGCGCTGCATGCGCAGCATCCGGCCTGGGGCTATGTGGCGGCCTTCGCGGAAGCCGCGATGGTCGGCGCCATTGCCGACTGGTTCGCGGTGGTGGCGCTGTTTCGCCGGCCGCTGGGCCTGCCGATTCCGCACACCGCGATCATCCCGAGCAACAAGGACCGCATCGGCGCCAAGCTCGCCGGCTTCATCTGCAACAACTTCCTGAGCACCGAACAGGTGCTCGCCAAGCTGCGCCAGTTCGATGCGGCCGGCCGCATCGCCGATTGGCTGGCCCACCCCTCGAGCGGCGAGAAGCTGGGCGAATGGGGCGTGGCCGCCACGCGCTACGGGCTCACGGCTTTCGACGACGAGCGGGTGCGCGACTTCATGGGGCGCGCCGCCGCTGCAGGCCTCGCGAAAATCGACCTTTCGCGCCTGACCGGCCAGGCGCTCGACGCGCTCACGGCGGGTGGGCGCCATCAGGCGCTGCTCGACGACGTGCTGCAGCAGGTGGCCGGCCTGCTCGAAGGCGAGCAGATGCAGGCGCACATCACCGAGGCGATTGCGCGCGAGATCAAGACGCTGCGCTACGTGGGCCTGGACCAGGTGGCGGCCAAGCTGGCCACGCGCAAGATCGTGGCGGCGGTGGCGCACACCATCGGCGAACTCGCGGCCGAGCCCGACCATCCGATGCGCAAGCGCTTCGACCACTTCGTCGACGACTTCGTGGTGCGGCTGAAGCTCGATCCCGAATTCCAGCAGCGCGGCGAGCAGATACGCGCCGAGCTGATCGCGCACCCGGCCCTGGGCGACTACCTGCACGGGCTCTGGGGCGAGTTGCTGGCATGGCTGCACGACGACCTGGGCCGCGGCAATTCGACGATCCGCCAGCGCATCGCGTCGATGACCGGCGCGCTCGGCACGCGGTTGCAGGCCGACGAACCGATCCGCCGCTGGATCAACGAGCAGATCGAGGCGGCCGCGCCACTGGCCATCGAGCGCTACCGCGAGGACATCCGCCACTACATCGAGGAGCGCGTGGGCGAGTGGAATGCACAGGAGATGACGCTCGAACTCGAACGCAACATCGGGCGCGACCTGCAGTTCATTCGCATCAACGGCACGCTGGTGGGCGGGCTGGTGGGGCTGCTGATCCACACGGTCACGCAACTGCTGCGCGGCTGA
- the argE gene encoding acetylornithine deacetylase produces the protein MLHTLSPQSLLLAQSLVRMNTISANSNLQLIDFAQSHLAALGVKSRITYNAERTKANLFATLGEGKPAGVIVSGHTDTVPWDGQDWSVDPLSAVVQNERLYGRGSADMKSFIAIALANAHRFLESDSPFAVHFAFSYEEEIGCFGVKELIADMRDAGIKPLACIVGEPTSMVPAIAHKGVYRYKCCVRGKEAHSSLTPKSVNAIEMAARVIGKVRDMAEDFERNEPRYEGFDVPFSTASVGQFHGGIADNVVPRDAEFRYEFRDLPTADARRMQADVVAYAGSIEPAMKKVAPDAGFKFETICEIPSFLGAANDPITLLAQRLAGEERTTLVAFGTEAGLFKNAGIPTVVCGPGSIEQAHQPDEFVSLEQLARCELFMERLATSPAIG, from the coding sequence ATGCTCCACACGCTTTCCCCCCAAAGCCTTCTGCTGGCCCAATCCTTGGTGCGCATGAACACCATCAGCGCCAACAGCAACCTGCAACTGATCGACTTCGCGCAGAGCCACCTCGCGGCCTTGGGCGTGAAGAGCCGCATCACCTACAACGCCGAGCGCACCAAGGCGAACCTGTTCGCCACGCTGGGCGAAGGCAAGCCGGCCGGTGTGATCGTCTCGGGCCACACCGACACGGTGCCCTGGGACGGGCAGGACTGGAGCGTCGATCCGCTGTCCGCCGTGGTGCAGAACGAGCGCCTGTACGGACGCGGCTCGGCCGACATGAAGAGCTTCATTGCCATCGCGCTGGCCAACGCCCATCGCTTCCTGGAAAGCGACTCGCCCTTCGCGGTGCACTTCGCCTTCAGCTATGAAGAAGAGATCGGCTGCTTCGGCGTGAAGGAACTCATCGCCGACATGCGCGACGCCGGCATCAAGCCGCTGGCCTGCATCGTGGGCGAACCCACCAGCATGGTGCCGGCCATCGCGCACAAGGGCGTGTACCGCTACAAGTGCTGCGTGCGCGGCAAGGAAGCGCATTCGTCGCTCACGCCGAAATCGGTCAACGCCATCGAGATGGCGGCGCGCGTGATCGGCAAGGTGCGCGACATGGCGGAAGACTTCGAGCGCAACGAGCCGCGCTACGAGGGCTTCGACGTGCCCTTCAGCACCGCGAGCGTGGGCCAGTTCCACGGCGGCATTGCCGACAACGTGGTGCCGCGCGACGCCGAGTTCCGCTATGAATTCCGCGACCTGCCCACGGCCGACGCCCGGCGCATGCAGGCCGATGTGGTGGCCTATGCCGGCAGCATCGAGCCCGCGATGAAGAAGGTGGCGCCCGATGCGGGCTTCAAGTTCGAGACCATCTGCGAGATCCCGAGCTTCCTGGGCGCGGCCAACGACCCGATCACGCTGCTCGCGCAACGCCTGGCGGGCGAAGAGCGCACCACGCTGGTGGCCTTCGGCACCGAAGCGGGCCTGTTCAAGAACGCCGGCATCCCCACGGTGGTGTGCGGACCCGGCAGCATCGAGCAGGCGCACCAGCCCGACGAATTCGTGAGCCTGGAACAGCTCGCGCGCTGCGAGCTGTTCATGGAACGCCTGGCCACCTCGCCGGCCATTGGCTGA
- a CDS encoding glycerophosphodiester phosphodiesterase: MRTLQIALTATAALCVAACSTTGPSNKLLTLDGNPPLVIAHRGASGYLPEETLEAYSRAIELGADVIEMDLVSTKDGVLIARHDPNLAISTDVAKHPRFASRKKTIKVDGETQTGWFSNDFTLAEIKTLGGISTDAERAQEYNGKFKVVTFQEIIDFAKAKTKETGRTIAIYPESKNPTYFRELGLPIEDKMVAAIVAAGWNNKAAPIYVQSFEPGSLKYMKAKGLNTKIIQLIDGDSVDLKTGAVTFAVPSDRPYDWTKAGDKRNFDAMVTPAGLAEIKTYADGIGPWKRYIVSIKGTIGADGKPVDVNKDGKINDADATSMAPTTLIADAHKAGLFVHPFTFRNESRRLASDYNKDGKNEYAVYYKLGVDGVFTDFTDTALAARADYLKSIGR, encoded by the coding sequence ATGCGCACCCTTCAGATCGCCCTGACCGCGACCGCCGCCCTGTGCGTCGCAGCCTGCAGCACCACCGGCCCCTCCAACAAGCTGCTGACGCTCGATGGCAACCCGCCGCTGGTCATCGCGCATCGCGGTGCCTCGGGCTATCTGCCGGAAGAAACGCTCGAAGCCTATTCGCGCGCCATCGAACTGGGCGCCGACGTGATCGAGATGGACCTGGTCTCCACCAAGGACGGCGTGCTCATCGCCCGCCACGACCCCAACCTCGCCATCAGCACCGACGTGGCCAAGCACCCCCGCTTCGCCTCGCGCAAGAAGACCATCAAGGTCGACGGCGAAACCCAGACCGGCTGGTTCAGCAACGACTTCACGCTCGCCGAAATCAAGACCCTGGGCGGCATCTCGACCGACGCCGAGCGCGCGCAGGAATACAACGGCAAGTTCAAGGTCGTGACCTTCCAGGAGATCATCGATTTCGCCAAGGCCAAGACGAAGGAAACCGGCCGCACCATCGCGATCTACCCCGAGTCGAAGAACCCGACCTACTTCCGCGAACTCGGCCTGCCGATCGAGGACAAGATGGTCGCCGCCATCGTCGCCGCCGGCTGGAACAACAAGGCCGCACCCATCTATGTGCAGTCCTTCGAGCCGGGCAGCCTGAAGTACATGAAAGCCAAGGGCCTGAACACGAAGATCATCCAGCTGATCGACGGTGACAGCGTCGACCTGAAGACCGGCGCCGTGACCTTCGCCGTGCCCAGCGACCGCCCCTACGACTGGACCAAGGCCGGCGACAAGCGCAACTTCGACGCCATGGTCACGCCCGCGGGCCTGGCCGAAATCAAGACCTATGCCGATGGCATCGGCCCGTGGAAGCGCTACATCGTCAGCATCAAGGGCACCATTGGCGCCGATGGCAAGCCGGTCGACGTGAACAAGGACGGCAAGATCAACGATGCCGACGCCACCTCGATGGCCCCGACCACGCTGATTGCCGACGCGCACAAGGCCGGCCTGTTCGTTCACCCCTTCACCTTCCGCAACGAGTCGCGCCGCCTGGCTTCCGACTACAACAAGGATGGCAAGAACGAATACGCCGTGTACTACAAGCTCGGCGTGGACGGCGTGTTCACCGACTTCACCGACACCGCGCTGGCCGCGCGCGCTGACTACCTGAAGAGCATCGGCCGCTGA
- a CDS encoding LysR family transcriptional regulator, giving the protein MRYSLEQLETFAAVAQAGSFSAAARQLGKTQSTVSAAIGNLEVDLGVALFDRATKIPTLTEAGHRMLREANGVLDRCLALEGHAQSLAESVESGLTLAIEIPYNVLMPAFAAFAAQFPYVDLEVRHPLHGDVSALVQQGEAQLGIGFAQPGYARELDFVQMGKLVMAHVAARGHPLAAMAAVNFTDLHRHRRLAFSAHSERLPTTEYLGATRCWRAESYLALLEMTRAGLGWATLPRRLVQRELADGELVELQLGAYPHTDWLLGVDLLWNKARPLGKAGTWLRTELARFKVSETDSAGHPTTF; this is encoded by the coding sequence GTGCGCTATTCGCTGGAGCAACTCGAAACCTTTGCCGCCGTGGCGCAGGCCGGTTCTTTTTCGGCGGCGGCGCGCCAGTTGGGCAAGACGCAATCGACGGTGAGCGCGGCCATCGGCAACCTCGAAGTCGACCTGGGCGTGGCGCTGTTCGACCGCGCGACCAAGATCCCCACGCTGACGGAGGCCGGCCATCGCATGCTGCGCGAGGCCAACGGCGTGCTCGACCGATGCCTCGCACTGGAAGGCCATGCGCAGAGCCTGGCGGAGTCGGTCGAGTCCGGCCTCACGCTGGCCATCGAAATTCCCTACAACGTGCTGATGCCTGCGTTCGCGGCCTTTGCCGCGCAGTTTCCGTATGTCGACCTGGAAGTGCGGCATCCGCTGCACGGCGATGTCAGCGCACTGGTGCAGCAGGGCGAGGCGCAGCTCGGCATCGGGTTCGCGCAGCCGGGCTATGCGCGCGAGCTGGACTTCGTGCAGATGGGCAAGCTGGTGATGGCGCATGTGGCAGCGCGCGGGCATCCGCTGGCGGCCATGGCTGCGGTGAACTTCACCGACCTGCACCGGCATCGCCGGCTCGCCTTCAGCGCGCACAGCGAGCGGCTGCCCACCACCGAGTACCTGGGCGCCACGCGATGCTGGCGCGCCGAGAGCTACCTGGCGCTGCTGGAGATGACGCGCGCCGGCCTGGGCTGGGCCACCTTGCCGAGGCGGCTGGTCCAGCGCGAACTGGCCGATGGCGAACTGGTCGAGCTACAGCTGGGTGCCTACCCGCACACCGACTGGCTGCTGGGCGTCGACCTGCTCTGGAACAAGGCGCGCCCGCTCGGCAAGGCGGGCACCTGGCTGCGCACCGAGCTGGCGCGCTTCAAGGTATCGGAGACCGACAGCGCCGGCCATCCGACCACCTTCTGA
- a CDS encoding nucleobase:cation symporter-2 family protein, protein MTLSSGAHPVDEVLPPQQMATYGLQHVLVLYAGAVAVPLILGSALGLTQAQVVTLINANLLTSGIATLIQTLGFWKFGARLPLVQACSFIALAPMIMIGKEYGLPYVFGAVIAGGAITVLLAPVISRLLRFFPPVVIGSLITVIGISLMPAAAIWLGGGNPDAADFGSVQNLLLGLATIAITLFVYARFSGFVGNLAVLLGLIAGTAIAAAFGLTDFVQVGHAAWFEVSAPFAFGLPAFGLAPILIMTLAMLVIMAETTGNCLAIGQIVGRPSTQATLGNAFRADGLSTMIGGVFNSFPYNAFTQNTGLIALSGIKSRYVVASAGAIMVLMGLFPKLGALIASVPRPVLGGCAIVMFGMTTVAGIQELSRVKFEGTRNAIIVAVSVSVGVLPMSFPALFAHASGPLKLVLESGIFLGAITAVLLNLLLNRGAATVTEEAPVAVVH, encoded by the coding sequence ATGACCCTTTCTTCCGGTGCCCACCCCGTGGACGAAGTGCTGCCCCCGCAGCAGATGGCAACCTACGGGCTGCAGCATGTGCTGGTGCTCTATGCGGGCGCGGTGGCCGTGCCGCTGATCCTGGGCAGCGCGCTCGGGCTCACGCAGGCGCAGGTCGTGACGCTGATCAATGCCAACCTGCTGACCTCCGGCATTGCCACGCTGATCCAGACCCTGGGTTTCTGGAAGTTCGGCGCGCGGCTGCCGCTGGTGCAGGCCTGCTCGTTCATCGCGCTGGCGCCGATGATCATGATCGGCAAGGAATACGGCCTGCCTTATGTGTTCGGCGCCGTCATCGCCGGCGGCGCCATCACGGTGCTGCTGGCGCCGGTGATCAGCCGGCTGCTGCGCTTTTTTCCGCCAGTGGTCATCGGCAGCCTCATCACCGTGATCGGCATTTCGCTGATGCCGGCTGCCGCGATCTGGCTGGGCGGCGGCAACCCGGATGCGGCCGACTTCGGCAGCGTGCAGAACCTGCTGCTGGGCCTTGCGACCATTGCCATCACGCTGTTCGTCTATGCGCGGTTCAGCGGCTTCGTCGGCAACCTCGCGGTGCTGCTGGGGCTGATTGCGGGCACGGCGATTGCAGCGGCCTTCGGGCTCACCGATTTCGTGCAGGTGGGCCATGCGGCGTGGTTCGAGGTGAGCGCGCCTTTCGCATTCGGCCTGCCCGCGTTCGGGCTGGCTCCCATCCTGATCATGACGCTCGCGATGCTGGTCATCATGGCCGAGACCACTGGCAACTGCCTGGCCATCGGGCAGATCGTCGGTCGTCCGTCGACCCAGGCGACGCTGGGCAACGCCTTTCGTGCCGATGGGTTGTCGACCATGATCGGCGGCGTCTTCAACAGCTTTCCCTACAACGCCTTCACGCAGAACACCGGACTCATCGCGCTGTCGGGCATCAAGAGCCGCTACGTGGTGGCCTCGGCGGGCGCCATCATGGTGCTGATGGGGTTGTTTCCCAAGCTCGGTGCATTGATCGCCTCGGTGCCGCGGCCGGTGCTCGGCGGCTGCGCGATCGTGATGTTCGGCATGACGACGGTGGCGGGCATCCAGGAACTCTCGCGCGTCAAGTTCGAAGGCACGCGCAACGCGATCATCGTGGCCGTGTCGGTGAGCGTGGGCGTGCTGCCGATGTCGTTCCCCGCGCTGTTCGCGCATGCCAGCGGCCCGCTCAAGCTGGTGCTCGAAAGCGGCATCTTCCTGGGTGCGATCACGGCGGTGCTGCTCAATCTGCTGCTGAACCGGGGGGCGGCGACGGTGACCGAAGAAGCACCCGTTGCCGTGGTGCACTGA
- a CDS encoding nucleoside deaminase has translation MNHSPPNATPANLSTRDLELLRMTIALSEESKARGRHPFAALVADEHGEVVVTAGNNSMPPEGDPTQHAELVAAAQAARLRTPEQLARCTLFTSAEPCCMCAGAIYWTNIGRVVYALSEHALLGLTGDHPENPTFSLPCREVFVRGQRRVEVVGPLLEDEAAAPHRGFWTAGH, from the coding sequence ATGAACCACAGCCCACCCAACGCCACGCCCGCCAACCTGTCCACGCGCGACCTCGAACTGCTGCGCATGACGATCGCGCTGTCGGAAGAATCGAAGGCCCGTGGCCGCCATCCCTTTGCCGCGCTGGTGGCCGACGAGCACGGCGAAGTCGTCGTGACGGCCGGCAACAACTCGATGCCCCCCGAGGGCGACCCCACGCAGCACGCCGAGCTGGTCGCGGCCGCGCAGGCGGCGCGCCTGCGCACGCCGGAGCAACTGGCCCGCTGCACGCTGTTCACCAGCGCCGAGCCCTGCTGCATGTGCGCCGGCGCCATCTACTGGACGAACATCGGCCGCGTGGTCTATGCGCTTTCCGAACATGCGCTGCTCGGCCTGACCGGCGACCATCCGGAAAACCCGACCTTCTCGCTGCCTTGCCGCGAGGTCTTCGTGCGTGGTCAGCGGCGCGTCGAAGTGGTGGGGCCGCTGCTCGAAGACGAAGCCGCGGCGCCGCATCGCGGCTTCTGGACCGCAGGCCATTGA
- a CDS encoding M20 aminoacylase family protein — translation MKLIDSLVTQAAGIAAVRRDLHAHPELCFEEVRTADVVAGKLTEWGIPIHRGLGTTGVVGIIKNGTSHRAVGLRADMDALPVTELNTFAHASQHHGKMHACGHDGHTAMLLAAAQHLAKNRNFDGTVYLIFQPAEEGGGGAREMIKEGLFEQFPMDAVFGMHNWPGMAAGQFAVSPGPVMASGNKFYLNVIGKGGHAALPQTGIDPVPIACEIVQAFQTILTRKMKPTDSAVISVTTIHAGETNNVIPDNCELSGTVRTFSLDVLDMIEAKMKQVSEHICAAHDATCDFRFERYYPPTINTEAEANFARRVMGDIVGAENVLKQEAAMTSEDFAFMLQAKPGAYAFIGNGDGAHRDVHHGEGPCTLHNASYDFNDDLIPLGATCWVQIAEQFLKPGGGAP, via the coding sequence ATGAAACTCATTGATTCCCTCGTCACGCAGGCGGCCGGCATTGCCGCCGTCCGACGTGACCTCCACGCCCACCCCGAACTCTGCTTCGAAGAAGTCCGCACCGCTGATGTGGTGGCAGGCAAGCTCACCGAATGGGGCATTCCCATCCACCGGGGGCTCGGCACCACCGGCGTGGTCGGCATCATCAAGAACGGCACCAGCCACCGCGCCGTCGGCCTGCGCGCCGACATGGACGCGCTGCCCGTCACCGAACTCAACACCTTCGCCCACGCCAGCCAGCACCACGGCAAGATGCACGCCTGCGGCCACGACGGCCACACGGCCATGCTGCTCGCAGCCGCGCAGCACCTGGCCAAGAACCGCAACTTCGACGGCACCGTCTACCTGATCTTCCAGCCGGCCGAAGAGGGCGGCGGCGGTGCCCGCGAAATGATCAAGGAAGGGCTGTTCGAGCAGTTCCCCATGGACGCCGTGTTCGGCATGCACAACTGGCCCGGCATGGCCGCCGGCCAGTTCGCCGTGAGCCCCGGCCCGGTGATGGCGTCGGGCAACAAGTTCTACCTCAACGTGATCGGCAAGGGCGGCCACGCCGCGCTGCCGCAGACCGGCATCGACCCGGTGCCGATCGCCTGCGAGATCGTGCAGGCCTTCCAGACCATCCTGACGCGCAAGATGAAGCCGACCGATTCGGCCGTGATCTCGGTCACCACCATCCACGCGGGCGAAACCAACAACGTGATTCCCGACAACTGCGAGCTGTCGGGCACCGTGCGCACCTTCTCGCTCGACGTGCTGGACATGATCGAGGCGAAGATGAAGCAGGTCTCGGAGCACATCTGCGCGGCGCATGACGCCACCTGCGACTTCCGCTTCGAGCGCTACTACCCGCCGACCATCAACACCGAGGCCGAGGCCAACTTCGCGCGCCGCGTGATGGGCGACATCGTCGGTGCCGAGAACGTGCTCAAGCAGGAAGCCGCCATGACCTCGGAAGACTTCGCCTTCATGCTGCAGGCCAAGCCCGGTGCCTATGCCTTCATCGGCAACGGCGACGGCGCGCACCGCGACGTGCACCACGGCGAAGGCCCGTGCACGCTGCACAACGCGAGTTACGACTTCAACGACGACCTCATTCCATTGGGCGCCACCTGCTGGGTGCAGATCGCCGAGCAGTTCCTCAAGCCCGGCGGGGGCGCCCCATGA